The genomic interval CACTCATGCCCGTCTTGGTCAAACGCGTGGCCGAACCCACCGCCCGCGCAATCCCGAAATCACACAACACCGGCGTGCCGTCTTCGCGAAACAAGATGTTATCGGGCTTCACGTCCCGGTGGATGAAGCCCTTGCCATGGGCGTAATCCAGGGCGGACGCGATTGCGCTAAAGATCGCCAGTGCCTTTTCCGATGCCATGTTACCTTTACCGATCTGATCGGCCAGGTTTTGGGGAAGGTACTCCATGACCATGTAGTTCCATTGTCCCTCGCTGCCGACATCGTAGATGGAGACGATATTGGAATGGTTCAGGCCCGCCGCGGTCTCGGCTTCACGAAGGAAACGCTTGGAGAACTGGGGGTCCACCAGCAGGACCGGAGAGAGCACCTTGACCGCCACGGACCGCTTGAGCCGGGACTGAACGCCCCGGTAGACCACGGCCATACCGCCGCGGCCCAATTCTTTTTCCAATACAACGCCTGGGATTTCAGGCCAAGCCAAGGGATCAGTTTGCGGAGTCATCAGTTTTCTCTTTTGCTTTAATCGGGCCTGGGCCGGATGATGATCCGGCTTGCTCCTTCCCGTCCTTTGTCAGCGGCGGAGCCATGAGGGGCTGATTGTCTTGCACCGGCGGTTCTTTGGGATGGGCGTGGGCGTCAACCGACTCACCGGGTGAAACGGATTCTTGCGCCGTAACTTTTGCGTCACTATCCGCCAATGATACGCCTTTTTTTGAAAGGACGTGAAAGGTTAACACCCCCCCCAGAATAACCAGGATTAACATTAAGACCAGGATCGTTCCCCAGTGACGGGGGTTTCTGGCACCAGGGGATTTCCCCAACAATTGTCGTATCTGTTCGCGGGAAACAGAGGCGGAAAGACGGGAGAATCGGCCGTATTCCAAAAGGACGGCCGTAATGTTGTCACTGCCGCCGCGCTGCCTGGCCAGTTCAACCAGGGCGTGACCCGCGGCCTCGAGGTTGCGGGTGGCGCGCACCACGGCGTGAATTTCTTCCGCTTTCACATGACCGGTCAAACCGTCGGAGCAGAGAAGCAGGAGTTCCCCGGGATGAACTTCATGCTCCGTCACCGGGTCGAGTTGGAGGTTCTCTGAACCCCCAAGGGACTTGTATATTACGTTTTTGTGTTCGTACTCGCGCGCTTCCGCCGCGGAAATGGCCCCGGCTTCCAGCATGCGCTGCAACATGGTGTGGTCCGTGGTCACCTGCTCAATATTGCCTTCTCTGAGGCGATAGAGGCGGCTGTCTCCCACGTGGCCGATCAGCAAGCGCAAGGCGTCATCTTGGCGCCTGTTCTGGCGGGGAAAGCGTTCCAGCACAGCCATTGTGCAGGTGGTGCCCATGCGGGCGTTGGGCGCGTGCTCCCGCGCCAATTCCTCGATGCGTTTATGCGCCCGGAACATGCCGTCTTCCATTTTCTCTTCCACGGGTTTGAACCCGTCCTTGCTCTCAAGGTGGTGACGCAGGACATCCACGGCTGTGGCGGACGCCAGTTTGCCGGCCACGTGACCGCCCATGCCGTCGGCCACCAGGGCGACGACCCTTTTCCCTGTACCGTGTACCCAGAAGGAGTCCTCGTTCTCCCGCCTCACGCAACCGATATCACTGATTCCGAAAATCCTGACTTTTTTCATTATTTCCCCTTTGGAAAAACTGAATCGTTCGCATTTACGTCAACAAACCGGAAAGCTGCGGACAGGCTGCCGCCGTTGGGGTCGGCCGCCTTTCAGGAATGTCATTTCACACAACAGGGTTTTGAAGTTTGCATTTTATGTGCCAACCCTTTTGCTAAAAGGGCTTTACTTGGAAACGCCCTGCTGAAGCTGAAACCGGGCGCAACCAATTGAGCAATACAGAAGTCTGCGTAAAGCAAATAGAGACCGGCCGGGCACAAAGTACCCGCTGAAGAGAACATGATGCCCACTATATTTCCGGCCTGCACCCATCAATTCGATGTTGTTGACAATCAAAAAATATCGAATTAGAATTAAACATGCTCCGGGTACACCTGTTGAATTCAGGAACCACATTATTTCTCCGTGCCGGCGATTACCATTGGGGCCGATCCGGCGAAAACGACATCATCATCCCCGATGACACGGTTTCCCGTCATCACGTTCGCACATGGTATGATGAGGACCAGTGGTGGATTCAAGACTTGGGAAGCACCAACGGTACTTTTTTCAATGGCGAATTGTTGGATGCGCCGGCACCCCTCGACCATGAAGCCTCTATCCAGACCGGGAAGGTTCCCTTCACCCTGACTCCCTGGGACAAGGATGACGTCCTGCCGGACCAGATCCGCAAACCACCGCTTAAACTTGACCTGGGCGAATCCACACACAACGTCCGTGAGGATGAGCGGGAACAGATTCAGACGGGAAGGGCCTTTTTTGACCTCTTTATGGCCATGGAAAGCACCGGGGATTTCTACCGCTCCGACCTGCCCGACCTTTTT from Candidatus Aminicenantes bacterium carries:
- a CDS encoding serine/threonine protein kinase, yielding MTPQTDPLAWPEIPGVVLEKELGRGGMAVVYRGVQSRLKRSVAVKVLSPVLLVDPQFSKRFLREAETAAGLNHSNIVSIYDVGSEGQWNYMVMEYLPQNLADQIGKGNMASEKALAIFSAIASALDYAHGKGFIHRDVKPDNILFREDGTPVLCDFGIARAVGSATRLTKTGMS
- a CDS encoding serine/threonine-protein phosphatase, which produces MKKVRIFGISDIGCVRRENEDSFWVHGTGKRVVALVADGMGGHVAGKLASATAVDVLRHHLESKDGFKPVEEKMEDGMFRAHKRIEELAREHAPNARMGTTCTMAVLERFPRQNRRQDDALRLLIGHVGDSRLYRLREGNIEQVTTDHTMLQRMLEAGAISAAEAREYEHKNVIYKSLGGSENLQLDPVTEHEVHPGELLLLCSDGLTGHVKAEEIHAVVRATRNLEAAGHALVELARQRGGSDNITAVLLEYGRFSRLSASVSREQIRQLLGKSPGARNPRHWGTILVLMLILVILGGVLTFHVLSKKGVSLADSDAKVTAQESVSPGESVDAHAHPKEPPVQDNQPLMAPPLTKDGKEQAGSSSGPGPIKAKEKTDDSAN